From Permianibacter aggregans, a single genomic window includes:
- a CDS encoding GNAT family N-acetyltransferase → MISEPELHIECVAHLPASDRQRWLALAGDYPFLNPAMLDAVHDTGCASKETGWTPHYLLVRKDHILQTGTLVYLKSHSRGEYVFDQTWAEAYYQHGLHYYPKLLVAIPFTPVRGPRLLAEHDSDRRLLAKALIALAQQWQLSSVHVLFPEQNELDALQAEGFLLRNQVQFHWRNRSYAHYDEFLAALQRDKRKKLNQASRRLQRSGIEFRWLVGDDIDTSALEFFYRCYQQTYREHFSTPYLTFECFQRWQRTLGNKLLLLVASQAGKDIACALNIRDRNRLYGRYWGALEFVPELHFETCYSQAIRFCIEHGIEFFEGGAQGEHKLARGLEPERLQSAHWIADPRFAAAIDDFLQRECKAIDHYFAELQSHMPFKS, encoded by the coding sequence GTGATTTCAGAACCCGAGCTTCACATCGAATGCGTCGCGCACTTGCCGGCATCGGATCGGCAACGTTGGCTGGCGCTTGCAGGTGATTATCCGTTTCTGAATCCTGCGATGCTGGATGCCGTGCATGACACCGGCTGCGCCAGCAAGGAAACCGGTTGGACGCCACATTATCTGCTGGTCCGCAAAGATCATATCCTGCAGACCGGCACATTAGTGTATTTGAAGAGCCATTCGCGTGGCGAATATGTGTTCGACCAGACTTGGGCCGAAGCGTATTACCAGCACGGCTTGCACTATTACCCGAAGTTATTGGTGGCGATACCGTTTACCCCGGTGCGCGGGCCACGTTTGTTGGCGGAGCATGACAGCGATCGCCGGTTGCTCGCGAAAGCGTTGATCGCGCTGGCGCAACAGTGGCAATTGTCATCGGTACATGTGTTGTTTCCGGAGCAAAACGAACTGGATGCCTTGCAGGCTGAAGGCTTTCTGCTGCGCAATCAAGTGCAGTTTCATTGGCGCAACCGTAGTTACGCCCATTACGATGAATTTCTGGCCGCGCTGCAACGCGACAAGCGCAAGAAGCTGAACCAAGCCTCACGCCGACTGCAACGGTCAGGTATTGAGTTTCGTTGGCTGGTTGGCGACGACATTGATACCTCCGCGCTGGAATTTTTCTACCGCTGTTATCAACAAACTTACCGCGAACACTTCTCGACGCCATATCTGACGTTTGAATGCTTTCAGCGCTGGCAGCGGACGCTAGGGAACAAGCTGTTGCTGTTGGTTGCCAGTCAAGCTGGCAAAGATATCGCCTGCGCCTTGAACATTCGCGATCGAAACCGGCTTTATGGCCGCTACTGGGGCGCGTTGGAGTTTGTGCCGGAGCTGCATTTCGAAACCTGCTATTCACAGGCGATTCGATTTTGTATTGAGCATGGCATTGAATTTTTTGAAGGCGGAGCGCAAGGTGAACACAAGCTCGCTCGTGGTCTTGAGCCGGAGCGACTGCAATCGGCGCATTGGATAGCCGACCCACGATTTGCGGCCGCCATCGATGATTTTCTACAGCGGGAATGTAAGGCTATTGATCACTACTTTGCAGAGTTGCAAAGCCACATGCCGTTTAAATCCTAA
- a CDS encoding exonuclease domain-containing protein translates to MSISLPAPLNHPLAIVDLETTGAHPGVDRVIEVGVILIDDGEVSLRWQRLINPEQRLSPFIEQLTGITPAMVADAPRFAEIADELQTLLQGRIFVAHNARFDYGFLKSEYERLGVQFAPERLCTVRWSRQLYPLLRGHGLDAICQRLGIANEARHRALGDAEATWQFLRQSCREHHPDTLHAAFVKQMQRPSLPPAITPERINSVPNCPGIYRFYGDEGKLLYIGKSKQLRERIMSHFNASPVSARNQRLHSQIRDLDWQCTAGELGALLKENQAIKKEQPLFNRRLRRVRELVAVTTKEDAQGYLRCQFSAFEKAGNKPLALFRNRSQAKAKLLELAKEHQLCKKLLGLETGKGACFDLQLKRCKGACNGSEPPAIYNLRLQTALKPAQIRSWPYPGPIGIVERDEEREELHLIDHWCYLGTVRDESDIADCLENPRQFELDTYRLLVRAVRSRLTIRQFPGN, encoded by the coding sequence ATGTCGATATCGTTACCAGCGCCACTGAATCACCCACTGGCCATCGTCGATTTGGAAACCACCGGCGCCCACCCTGGAGTCGATCGGGTGATCGAAGTGGGCGTGATCTTGATTGATGACGGCGAAGTCAGTTTGCGCTGGCAGCGCCTGATCAATCCGGAACAACGCCTCTCGCCATTCATCGAACAGCTGACCGGTATCACACCGGCCATGGTTGCCGATGCGCCGCGTTTTGCCGAGATCGCCGATGAACTACAGACGCTACTGCAAGGCCGAATTTTCGTCGCACACAACGCCCGCTTCGACTATGGCTTTTTGAAAAGCGAGTACGAACGCCTCGGTGTTCAGTTTGCGCCGGAGCGATTGTGTACGGTGCGCTGGTCACGGCAGCTTTATCCGCTTCTGCGTGGTCATGGTCTTGATGCGATTTGTCAGCGCCTTGGCATTGCCAATGAGGCGCGCCATCGGGCGCTGGGCGATGCGGAAGCGACTTGGCAATTTTTGCGACAGAGTTGTCGCGAACATCATCCGGACACGTTGCATGCGGCGTTTGTCAAACAAATGCAAAGGCCCTCGCTGCCGCCCGCCATTACGCCGGAGCGTATCAACAGCGTGCCGAATTGCCCCGGTATCTATCGCTTCTATGGCGATGAGGGCAAGCTGCTTTATATCGGCAAGAGCAAGCAGCTGCGCGAACGGATCATGAGCCATTTCAATGCCTCACCGGTATCGGCGCGCAATCAGCGTCTGCATAGTCAGATTCGTGATTTGGATTGGCAATGCACGGCCGGCGAACTCGGCGCTTTGCTGAAAGAAAATCAGGCGATAAAGAAAGAGCAACCGCTGTTCAATCGCCGTTTGCGTCGGGTGCGCGAACTGGTGGCGGTCACCACCAAGGAAGATGCGCAAGGGTATCTGCGTTGTCAGTTCAGTGCCTTTGAAAAGGCTGGCAACAAACCTCTGGCACTGTTTCGCAATCGTAGTCAGGCGAAAGCGAAACTGTTGGAACTGGCCAAGGAGCATCAGCTCTGCAAAAAGTTGCTGGGATTGGAAACCGGTAAAGGCGCCTGTTTTGATCTGCAACTGAAGCGCTGCAAAGGTGCCTGTAACGGTAGCGAACCGCCGGCGATCTATAATCTGCGTTTGCAAACCGCGCTGAAGCCGGCGCAGATTCGCAGTTGGCCGTACCCTGGCCCCATTGGCATTGTCGAGCGTGACGAAGAACGCGAAGAACTGCATCTGATCGATCACTGGTGCTATCTTGGTACCGTCCGTGATGAAAGCGACATAGCGGATTGCCTGGAAAATCCTCGCCAGTTCGAGTTGGATACCTACCGGCTTTTAGTGCGAGCGGTACGTAGTCGGCTGACAATCCGTCAGTTTCCCGGCAACTAA
- a CDS encoding UvrD-helicase domain-containing protein — protein sequence MKLIDQKAREQALDIRQSFIVQAPAGSGKTELLSNRLLSLLSVVESPEEVLAITFTRKAAAEMRLRVLQRLTQADAIARGDMAMPEDPHQRDSMERALKVLQRDKVQQWQLLAQPGRLRIQTFDSLCSYLVRQIPYLSGMGGALAIQEDASALYREAAQRTLASLEEEHFAERLAAFLLHLDNDGYKAHKLLSEMLARRDQWLPMIGLLHQADADAEWHSRWQQFLSEQLRPVAKLFDRDLQQQLMPLAEYALQELGKMDKAELLVPLQHWQQPLRADARDLALWQTLANWLLTTAGSWRKRLDKNCGFPTGDGEAKRQKQQMSELLEQLAEYDASILADCLLLPSLTQLESQREFVFHLIDVLQLAYAQLQLLFREKAQVDFIEMAAAASQALGEPEAPTDLALALDYRVQHLLVDECQDTSRQQIQLLEKLTAGWQHDDGRTAFLVGDPMQSIYRFRKAEVGEFLRLQSDGLGEVALDTLTLQSNFRSQAALVQWVNALGPDLLANRDDGLRGAVRFASAEAIKPALADAAVQCHGFVNSKEYPKHEAQTVVRLIQQALTDGDQSIAVLGRSRQHLFAIASALRSHGLPFEAVEMEALREHPLIEDLRQLSRALIHPSDRLAWLCVLRAPWCGLTLTDLHALCADVPQRTLRSLINDDVRLHTLSQDGQQRLLRLRAVLQQAETFRGRLRLRARVQHCWMQWQGPELAADAESLIVAEQFFAMLDQIDEQHDDVLAEIDRQLDKLYAQPVGGAAIKLMTMHKSKGLEFDCVILPRLGAKTRADDTPLLRWEMVPIAQGHCLLVGAIQGARDEHAGATDWLKKLEQQRALHESRRLLYVALTRAKKRVHLLGAFSHSKNGFTAASGSLLQALMPHCFQEFTGALQIPEEQPEAITVISDRPMQRLARIEQRSVAISAIDSEALQLQQEDETLGSELSRAIGIVTHGWLEQWSRVGSTDNKPEPALLRKQLRWQQISETDLAMAVERVQTALHHALQDETGRWLLRQQGRQEWALTSEEGELLSRHVIDRSFVADGERWIVDYKTLHSDEDLEAMLNKRVREYQLQLERYASVLRRHETLPLRLALYFPLQQRCYAWRPGQTPERWQVNR from the coding sequence ATGAAACTGATCGATCAGAAAGCCCGCGAACAAGCACTTGATATTCGCCAGAGCTTTATCGTGCAAGCACCGGCGGGCAGCGGCAAAACCGAATTGCTCAGCAACCGTTTACTGAGTCTGCTCAGTGTCGTTGAGTCACCGGAAGAAGTGCTGGCGATTACCTTCACCCGCAAAGCGGCTGCCGAAATGCGACTGCGGGTATTGCAACGTTTGACTCAAGCTGATGCAATTGCGCGCGGCGACATGGCGATGCCGGAAGACCCGCATCAACGCGACAGCATGGAACGGGCTTTGAAGGTATTGCAGCGTGACAAGGTTCAGCAATGGCAGTTGCTGGCCCAGCCGGGCCGCTTGCGCATTCAAACCTTCGATTCGCTGTGCAGCTATCTGGTTCGACAAATCCCTTATCTGTCCGGCATGGGTGGCGCACTAGCGATTCAGGAAGACGCCAGCGCGCTGTATCGCGAAGCCGCGCAACGCACGCTTGCCTCGCTTGAAGAAGAGCATTTTGCTGAGCGTCTGGCGGCGTTTCTGTTGCACCTGGATAACGATGGCTACAAGGCGCACAAGCTGCTCAGCGAAATGCTGGCCAGACGCGATCAGTGGCTGCCAATGATAGGCCTGTTGCATCAGGCGGATGCCGATGCGGAATGGCATTCGCGCTGGCAGCAATTCTTGTCGGAGCAATTACGACCGGTCGCGAAATTGTTCGACCGCGATTTGCAGCAGCAATTGATGCCGCTCGCGGAATACGCGTTACAGGAGCTCGGCAAGATGGATAAAGCCGAGCTGTTGGTACCACTGCAACACTGGCAACAACCACTCAGAGCCGATGCCCGCGATTTGGCACTATGGCAAACCTTGGCGAATTGGCTACTGACCACAGCTGGCAGCTGGCGCAAACGCCTGGATAAGAATTGTGGCTTTCCGACCGGTGATGGCGAAGCCAAACGGCAAAAGCAACAAATGAGCGAATTGCTCGAACAACTGGCCGAATACGATGCTTCGATACTAGCCGATTGCCTGCTGTTACCGTCACTGACGCAACTGGAGTCGCAGCGCGAATTTGTTTTTCATCTGATCGATGTGTTGCAACTGGCTTACGCCCAACTGCAGCTATTGTTCCGGGAAAAGGCCCAGGTCGATTTTATCGAAATGGCCGCCGCCGCTTCACAGGCCTTGGGCGAACCGGAAGCTCCAACCGATCTGGCTTTGGCACTCGATTATCGTGTGCAGCATTTGCTCGTTGATGAATGTCAGGACACCAGCCGTCAGCAGATCCAACTATTGGAAAAATTGACTGCCGGTTGGCAACACGATGATGGCCGCACGGCGTTTCTGGTTGGCGATCCCATGCAATCGATTTATCGCTTTCGCAAAGCCGAAGTCGGTGAGTTTCTGCGGCTGCAAAGCGATGGGCTAGGTGAAGTAGCGCTCGATACCTTGACGCTGCAAAGCAATTTCCGCAGTCAGGCCGCTCTGGTGCAATGGGTCAATGCGCTCGGCCCGGATTTGCTGGCCAATCGCGACGATGGTTTGCGTGGCGCGGTGCGCTTTGCCAGCGCTGAAGCGATCAAACCGGCATTGGCTGACGCCGCCGTGCAATGCCATGGTTTCGTCAATTCAAAGGAATACCCGAAACACGAAGCGCAAACCGTCGTTCGTTTGATTCAGCAGGCGCTAACCGATGGCGATCAATCGATCGCGGTACTCGGTCGAAGCCGTCAGCATCTGTTCGCCATCGCCAGTGCTCTGCGTAGCCATGGTTTACCGTTCGAAGCGGTGGAAATGGAGGCCTTGCGCGAGCATCCATTGATTGAAGATTTGCGTCAGCTGAGTCGGGCCTTGATACATCCATCCGATCGATTGGCATGGTTGTGCGTACTGCGCGCACCATGGTGTGGCCTGACATTAACCGACTTGCATGCGCTATGCGCCGATGTGCCACAACGCACCCTGCGCTCGCTGATCAACGATGACGTACGACTGCACACTTTGAGTCAGGATGGACAGCAGCGCTTGTTACGGCTGCGCGCTGTACTGCAACAAGCAGAAACATTTCGCGGCCGTTTGCGCCTGCGCGCCCGAGTACAACATTGCTGGATGCAATGGCAGGGGCCGGAATTAGCGGCGGATGCCGAATCCTTGATCGTCGCCGAACAGTTTTTCGCGATGCTCGATCAGATCGACGAACAACACGATGATGTCTTGGCAGAAATCGATCGCCAGCTCGACAAACTCTACGCGCAACCGGTTGGTGGCGCCGCGATCAAACTGATGACCATGCACAAATCCAAGGGGCTGGAATTTGATTGCGTGATTCTGCCACGGCTGGGCGCCAAAACCCGAGCCGATGACACGCCGCTGCTGCGCTGGGAAATGGTGCCGATTGCGCAGGGCCATTGCCTGCTGGTTGGCGCCATTCAAGGCGCACGCGACGAACATGCCGGTGCCACCGATTGGCTGAAAAAGCTGGAGCAACAGCGAGCACTTCATGAAAGCCGACGCTTGCTCTATGTCGCGTTGACACGGGCGAAAAAACGCGTGCATTTGTTAGGTGCGTTCTCGCACAGCAAGAACGGTTTTACAGCGGCCAGTGGCAGCCTATTGCAAGCATTGATGCCGCATTGCTTCCAAGAATTTACCGGTGCATTGCAGATACCCGAAGAGCAGCCGGAAGCGATCACGGTGATCAGCGACAGACCTATGCAGCGACTGGCGCGCATCGAGCAGCGCAGCGTGGCAATCAGCGCCATTGACAGTGAAGCGCTGCAGTTACAGCAGGAAGACGAAACGCTGGGCTCAGAGCTCAGCCGCGCCATCGGTATCGTCACCCACGGTTGGCTGGAACAATGGTCACGCGTCGGCAGCACCGATAACAAACCGGAACCGGCGTTGCTACGTAAACAATTGCGCTGGCAGCAGATCAGCGAAACGGATTTAGCGATGGCTGTCGAACGGGTGCAAACGGCGCTCCACCATGCGCTACAGGATGAAACCGGTCGGTGGTTGCTGCGGCAACAAGGTCGTCAGGAATGGGCGTTGACCAGTGAAGAAGGCGAGCTCCTGAGCCGGCATGTTATCGACCGTAGTTTTGTTGCCGATGGTGAGCGCTGGATTGTCGATTATAAAACGCTGCACAGTGATGAAGATCTGGAAGCCATGCTGAACAAGCGCGTACGTGAATATCAGTTGCAGTTGGAACGTTACGCCAGCGTATTACGGCGTCATGAAACCTTACCGTTGCGGCTGGCTCTGTATTTTCCTTTGCAACAGCGTTGCTATGCGTGGCGACCGGGCCAGACGCCGGAACGCTGGCAAGTGAATCGATGA
- a CDS encoding PD-(D/E)XK nuclease family protein, translating to MTPEQLFSALQSDSPPLVLVANQRLVKTLSERYARFRRAQGDSVWDTPALTTFEHWLAEQGRQMVYRGVFDVAALPDIVLDDDEAVRLWQDIIDQAERDQPLLSTADLAKQAHEAHGLLLEYQDQQAVAPVSEEFQHFLRWQSAMLDALKQRQWCTSAQWQTMLLQALRQQRLPTHLVLAGFDQLRPWLRQVLEQIEQQGGRVDTLQENTATATLARVSATDAADEHRVIAAWAKSTLQQQPSAKLAIVATDLAARKTALIRALREALEPEHLLQFDDRPSSLINISLGAALADYPIVADALRLLSALSQETIITRQWSALMLSPYIGFASEADQRAAFDAWWREQGLSELRRASFLRLLASDAPTPCRCPQTAEHWQQAFEQCQSLRHKRLPMRDWAEPLKQLLQLFLWPGSRPLASVEYQCREAFFKALQNLQLARWPEHPVGFSTAVQELRKRVQTQVFQAQQPGTAKIHVMGLLEAAGVEADAIWLLDARDDRLPAPLRPNPLLPFAWQQRVQAPRASHQREQFFVEQTLQRLSHAARAVIASCPQHEGDAELRMSPYLQHWPEQPAENLFLVVTKAIEAAALETLSDEPVPAVDLQLLPRKDSSLLSAQALNPQLAFVQFRLHGRRVENLAEQLLPNERGQLVHIALSLLWQSLQSSSELHTLADAEWQRRIAAVCHQALEQRARFRQQDWPSHWQRLEHQALCALVQEWIALEKQRNNGFRLVANETPVSVKLSELELQLRVDRIDQLDDGRLCIIDYKTGRSWRPPDWLDERPTDVQLMLYALAREEPIAALVAARVRAKECRFIGLQDDSGLPAIRRDPLLDEYDFADLRTHWQQTLSALAEEFLQGEARNIAYDEKASAAHPLAPFLRLHATVDDEGEDE from the coding sequence ATGACGCCGGAACAATTATTTTCAGCGCTGCAAAGCGACTCACCGCCGCTGGTGTTGGTCGCCAATCAACGACTGGTCAAAACCTTGTCAGAACGCTACGCCCGTTTTCGCCGAGCGCAGGGTGACAGCGTCTGGGATACACCTGCGCTGACCACGTTCGAACACTGGCTGGCGGAACAGGGCCGGCAAATGGTTTATCGCGGCGTGTTCGACGTGGCAGCACTGCCTGATATTGTGCTCGATGACGATGAAGCAGTGCGCCTCTGGCAAGACATCATCGATCAGGCCGAGCGCGATCAACCCTTGCTGTCGACGGCCGATTTGGCCAAGCAGGCCCACGAAGCACATGGCCTGTTGCTGGAATATCAGGATCAGCAAGCGGTGGCGCCAGTCAGCGAAGAATTTCAGCATTTTCTGCGCTGGCAAAGCGCCATGCTCGATGCGCTGAAACAGCGCCAGTGGTGCACCTCGGCGCAATGGCAAACCATGCTGTTGCAAGCATTACGGCAACAACGTTTACCGACGCATCTGGTGCTGGCCGGTTTTGATCAGTTGCGACCGTGGCTGCGCCAGGTTTTGGAACAAATCGAACAGCAGGGCGGCCGCGTCGACACGCTGCAGGAAAACACGGCAACCGCGACACTGGCGCGCGTGTCAGCAACCGATGCCGCTGACGAACATCGCGTGATTGCCGCGTGGGCAAAGTCCACCTTGCAGCAACAACCGAGCGCCAAACTGGCGATTGTCGCGACCGATTTGGCCGCGCGCAAAACGGCGTTGATCCGGGCCTTGCGTGAAGCATTGGAGCCTGAACATCTATTGCAGTTCGATGATCGACCTTCATCGCTGATCAATATCTCACTTGGTGCGGCACTTGCTGATTACCCCATCGTCGCCGATGCGCTGCGCTTGCTGAGCGCGCTAAGTCAGGAAACGATTATCACGCGTCAATGGAGCGCGTTGATGCTGAGTCCGTATATCGGTTTTGCCAGCGAAGCCGATCAGCGCGCCGCGTTCGACGCTTGGTGGCGCGAACAGGGCTTGAGTGAATTGCGCCGCGCCAGTTTTTTGCGCCTGCTGGCGAGTGATGCGCCAACACCTTGTCGCTGCCCACAAACCGCTGAACACTGGCAGCAGGCCTTCGAGCAATGCCAGTCGCTGCGTCATAAACGCCTGCCCATGCGCGACTGGGCCGAACCGTTAAAGCAGCTTTTGCAATTATTTCTGTGGCCCGGCAGCCGGCCTCTCGCCAGTGTCGAATACCAATGCCGGGAAGCATTTTTTAAAGCGCTGCAAAATTTGCAGCTGGCGCGCTGGCCGGAGCACCCGGTTGGCTTTTCGACGGCCGTGCAAGAATTGCGTAAGCGCGTGCAGACGCAGGTGTTCCAGGCCCAGCAACCGGGCACGGCGAAAATTCATGTCATGGGTTTGCTCGAAGCCGCTGGTGTCGAAGCCGATGCCATTTGGTTGCTCGATGCCCGCGATGATCGATTGCCGGCACCGCTGCGGCCGAATCCATTACTGCCATTTGCCTGGCAACAACGCGTGCAGGCGCCGCGTGCCAGTCATCAGCGCGAACAGTTTTTTGTTGAGCAAACCTTGCAACGGCTCAGCCATGCCGCGCGCGCAGTGATCGCCAGTTGTCCGCAACACGAAGGTGATGCCGAATTGCGGATGTCGCCGTATTTACAGCACTGGCCGGAGCAACCAGCGGAAAATCTTTTTTTAGTGGTAACCAAAGCCATCGAAGCGGCGGCATTGGAAACACTCAGTGACGAGCCGGTGCCGGCGGTTGATTTGCAATTATTGCCGCGCAAGGACAGCTCGCTGTTGTCCGCGCAAGCACTGAACCCGCAGCTGGCGTTTGTGCAGTTTCGTTTGCATGGCCGCCGCGTCGAAAATCTGGCTGAACAATTGCTGCCGAATGAACGCGGCCAGTTGGTGCATATCGCCCTGAGTCTGCTCTGGCAAAGTCTGCAATCCAGTAGCGAATTGCACACACTTGCTGATGCCGAATGGCAACGCCGCATCGCTGCCGTTTGTCATCAGGCGCTGGAGCAGCGCGCGCGCTTTCGCCAGCAGGATTGGCCATCACATTGGCAGCGGCTTGAACATCAAGCGCTATGCGCGCTGGTGCAGGAATGGATCGCGCTGGAAAAGCAGCGCAACAATGGTTTTCGTCTGGTCGCCAACGAAACGCCCGTCAGCGTCAAACTATCGGAGCTGGAATTGCAGCTGCGCGTCGATCGTATCGATCAACTTGATGATGGCCGGCTCTGCATTATCGATTACAAAACCGGCCGCAGTTGGCGGCCACCGGACTGGCTCGACGAGCGCCCGACCGATGTGCAATTGATGCTGTATGCATTGGCCCGCGAAGAGCCGATTGCCGCGTTGGTTGCGGCCCGGGTAAGAGCGAAGGAATGCCGTTTTATCGGTTTGCAGGATGACAGCGGTTTGCCGGCGATTCGTCGCGACCCGCTGCTTGATGAGTATGATTTCGCGGATTTGCGCACGCACTGGCAGCAAACCCTGAGTGCGTTGGCCGAAGAATTTCTGCAAGGCGAAGCGCGTAATATCGCTTATGACGAAAAAGCCAGCGCTGCGCATCCACTAGCGCCATTTCTGCGTCTGCACGCCACAGTGGATGATGAGGGCGAAGACGAATGA
- a CDS encoding zf-TFIIB domain-containing protein gives MKCPKCHAPMESVLHHGQTVHRCGGCRGLWFGENQLTLLASKKHRHMLDIGDETLGQAFNDCHDSTCPSCQTTRLQRRPVSGQEYLMVDECPQCQGHFLDAGEFLQYQRPGVFGQLKAAYARLVA, from the coding sequence ATGAAATGCCCGAAATGTCATGCGCCGATGGAGTCGGTGTTGCACCACGGTCAAACCGTGCATCGCTGCGGTGGTTGCCGTGGTCTGTGGTTTGGCGAAAACCAGCTGACGTTGCTGGCCAGCAAAAAGCACCGCCATATGCTCGATATCGGTGATGAAACCCTGGGCCAGGCATTCAATGATTGCCACGATTCTACTTGCCCAAGCTGCCAAACCACGCGTTTGCAGCGCCGCCCGGTCAGTGGTCAGGAATACCTAATGGTTGACGAGTGCCCGCAATGTCAGGGGCATTTTCTCGACGCCGGCGAATTCTTGCAGTATCAGCGTCCGGGCGTTTTCGGGCAACTGAAGGCAGCCTACGCTCGATTGGTGGCCTGA
- the rsmD gene encoding 16S rRNA (guanine(966)-N(2))-methyltransferase RsmD — translation MAKASRSSSLSELRIIAGKYRGRKIAFHDAPGLRPTGDRIRETLFSWLQTELPGARCLDLFAGSGALGFEAASRGAIEVVMVENHAPTFRQLQSQQQHLHASEVRLLQEDGLRVLNTVTPAFDVIFLDPPFHQRWLEKALPIIAERQLLKPNGLIYLELERETDWPLLPASLEWHRQKEAGQVRYGLARQTGEMK, via the coding sequence ATGGCCAAAGCCTCCCGTTCCAGCTCGCTCAGTGAATTGCGCATCATTGCCGGCAAATACCGCGGCCGGAAAATCGCTTTTCATGACGCACCGGGCCTTCGGCCGACAGGTGATCGCATCCGCGAAACTTTGTTCAGTTGGTTGCAAACGGAATTGCCTGGCGCCCGCTGCCTGGATTTGTTTGCCGGCTCTGGCGCGCTTGGCTTCGAGGCCGCATCGCGCGGTGCCATCGAGGTCGTCATGGTCGAAAACCATGCGCCGACCTTTCGCCAATTGCAAAGCCAGCAACAGCATTTGCATGCCAGCGAAGTGCGCTTGTTGCAGGAAGATGGGCTGCGAGTGCTGAACACCGTCACACCAGCATTCGATGTCATATTTCTCGACCCGCCGTTTCATCAGCGCTGGCTGGAAAAAGCGCTGCCAATCATTGCCGAGCGGCAATTGCTGAAGCCAAACGGCTTGATCTATCTGGAGCTGGAACGCGAAACCGATTGGCCACTACTGCCAGCAAGCCTGGAATGGCACCGACAAAAAGAAGCCGGACAAGTGCGCTACGGACTTGCCCGGCAAACCGGAGAGATGAAATAA
- the rpmG gene encoding 50S ribosomal protein L33 yields MRDKIKLVSTAGTGYYYTTDKNKRTMPEKLELKKYDPVVRKHVTFKEAKIK; encoded by the coding sequence ATGCGTGACAAGATCAAACTCGTTTCGACGGCTGGTACTGGTTACTACTACACCACCGACAAAAACAAGCGCACGATGCCGGAAAAGCTCGAACTGAAAAAGTACGATCCGGTTGTTCGTAAGCACGTGACGTTCAAAGAAGCCAAAATCAAGTAA
- the rpmB gene encoding 50S ribosomal protein L28, translated as MSRVCMVTGKATITGNKVSHSNIHTRRRFLPNLHWHRFWVESENKFVRLRLSSKGMRIIDKNGIDAVLADLRARGLKV; from the coding sequence ATGTCCCGCGTTTGCATGGTTACTGGTAAAGCTACGATCACCGGTAACAAAGTATCGCACTCGAATATTCATACCCGTCGCCGTTTCCTGCCAAACCTGCATTGGCACCGCTTCTGGGTAGAAAGCGAAAACAAATTCGTCCGCCTGCGTCTGTCCTCGAAAGGCATGCGCATCATTGACAAGAACGGCATCGACGCCGTGCTTGCCGATCTCCGCGCCCGCGGCTTGAAAGTGTAA
- the radC gene encoding RadC family protein, with the protein MRVADLPLPERPRERLLQYGPQSLSDAELLAILLRTGRKGQSAIQLGHELLAHTGGLAGLLKREQRDIQQIKGLGPAKSAQLSAALELSRRCLMAELKKGDALTSPQQTRRYLQAELASEPNEVFAVLFLDTRHRVIALEKLFQGTIDGASVHPRVIVQRAMALNAAAIICSHNHPSGVAEPSSSDELLTRTLKEALALVDVRLLDHIIVTRQQAVSLAERGLL; encoded by the coding sequence ATGCGTGTTGCTGATCTGCCGTTGCCTGAGCGCCCACGTGAGCGCTTACTTCAGTACGGCCCCCAGAGCCTGTCCGATGCCGAGTTACTGGCCATCCTGCTGCGCACCGGCCGCAAAGGCCAGAGCGCGATTCAACTTGGCCATGAATTGCTGGCCCATACCGGCGGCTTGGCGGGTCTGCTCAAACGTGAGCAGCGCGATATCCAACAAATCAAGGGCTTGGGGCCGGCGAAATCAGCGCAGCTCAGCGCCGCACTGGAGCTTTCCCGCCGCTGTCTGATGGCCGAGCTGAAAAAAGGCGATGCGCTAACTTCGCCACAGCAAACCCGGCGTTATCTGCAGGCCGAGCTCGCCAGTGAACCGAATGAAGTGTTCGCGGTGCTGTTTCTCGATACCCGACACCGTGTCATCGCGTTGGAGAAGCTGTTCCAGGGCACGATCGATGGCGCCAGCGTCCATCCAAGGGTCATCGTACAACGGGCGATGGCACTGAACGCGGCAGCGATTATCTGTAGCCATAACCACCCTTCTGGCGTGGCCGAACCATCCAGCTCCGATGAACTGCTGACCCGGACCTTGAAAGAAGCACTGGCGCTAGTCGATGTCCGGCTGCTGGACCATATTATTGTTACCCGCCAACAGGCAGTTTCTCTGGCCGAGCGCGGCCTACTTTAG